Genomic DNA from Lactuca sativa cultivar Salinas chromosome 8, Lsat_Salinas_v11, whole genome shotgun sequence:
atatacatttttatacgtagtttaaaacctgtatagtatgttcattcaaaacacattccagataaaagatgagacacatacacataacacgtatttcatagagaataaatcatatccatgagatagaagaaagtgaatatacattcacacatataacaacaagatatacacataacacatatttcgtataaaagacttcataattatgcgttagaagaaagtaactacacactcacttgatcagaagacgatcagacagcactacggcttgtagaagtagtattcttcggtagatctggaagatcttcacaaaaaccagacTCCtcatgggcagagcttcggctcgggaatttcacttctcgggatcttcagggcttcgggacttgcttcgggatatttcttgcacgtaaattgaggtaaaacgggagagatagaagagaaaatagcaaccctaaacggctggcccttcaaatctatttatagggcaaatttggcccttgccacgtcgtggtaccctttttccacgtcgtgggcttggtcgtcactgcatacgtcatcgcaagttgtgtctgggggactcccggaggtgtcaaaagacttgccacatcgtggcactgcttgccacgccgtggtctctgacacagctttggggttcacgccccgaacttcagaaattcataactttcgcatacgaactccgtttttgacgttctttatatcgacgcgaaggtgagattatgctctacaactctcgtttagactacattggctaattttgaatggatttttaatatattataagtatattacttatatagtatttttagtaggtcgggacaggaaaactctgttcgaaattcataactctttcatctgaactccgttttcgtctgtctttttatcgttggactactatcaatgagatcttcaattatcatttagaaatttttggctaaatatcactcgatttctatttcgagtattcgggctgcataccgctaagtcgaaacttcgaaaaatcataacttcctcatacgaagtcagatttgggtgttcttttcatgcacgcttTCGGTTTAACTAACCCtaagaatttcgtttagatcactaaggatagatatcgctctatcttaaattcattttacgtcattcggcgtcgcgccggttctgtcgcgaaacttcaacaggtcataactttttcgttataacttggattttggcattcattatatctccggaatccttgtttcgaccactaaaactttatgtaaagatatcgggcttatctcacactttaattttgacgcttatttttattctttattgattatatctttataattaagtaataagcacacaaatacacataattcacataatactcaaatatttcatcattaatacttcaaaaagagtttgaaagggttaacctagactattacatcaacgaaaatgtctagcctggaaacgcgggcgttacagaaCACTTGAATTCGAttgaggaatgttaccgagacttgctTGAATCAAAGAAATGGGTTTTCAGCCAAAAGTACGaccaaaaaggtgtttacggtctctAAAGGTTGgcgagtttacggtttctgaagatTGGCGAGTTTACGGTTTCTAAAGATtgccgagtttacggccgtaaactcaagaactgaGTTTATGGTCTTTGAAGGTTGGACCATAAACTCGGAAAAATGATGTTTGGATGCTGATTTCGATGAGCTAagtgtttccaagcattccaaatGGCTCCAAACGTGGTTTTCTCAATGTTTTCCGGAGTTTAAATGCGATtttgtgagtttacggttgatgaATCTTAGAGAGAGGAGGAGAGAATGCGGCTAGAAATGTCCCAAAGAAGTCGGAGGCATCATATTTATAGGGGTGAGGTGAGGGGTCCACTCGTCCTTGaccgtaaacagagtttacggtcgtaaacccatttcgACCAGAAATGTTTGATTTTTTCCAGATTTTCGGGTTTCCGCGCGATTTTTGGTTCCGACtcgtaaataatttaattaaatataactagattatttttattaaaccaaaattttgacGGAAAAGTTAACGGATCTGAAATTTCATTAACGGAAAATGCATAACGGAACGGAAAAAGTTTTTAGTTTTCACAGTTGAACCAAAGACCCTTTTTGATGTTAATTTTGGTATGTTtcctattaataaataataaccacactttattactattattaattatttattttctttcaaCCTATGTGGAAGGTCATGAACAGGTTGAAAGAGGAGGAGCTAGTCAACCCACAACTCAGGTTACAATAGTGATACTCTTAATATTTAAGTAATGCCAAGTTATCTTTCTTCTATTTGATACATATTAAAACCTCTTTAATTTACTATTAGTACATTCTTTAATCCTATTCATAGTATTTCTTTTTATCTTCTGGAAAACGTAAGAATGAAGATTTCCCCACATAATATCTTCAAGGTGGATATATTCCACAACAAGATGGAGTGAAGATTTAATAGCTGATAACTCTGAGGTAAATCTTTCTTGGCATTTTTTTGTACGATTGTATCTTATATTCTACAAGAATTATGTAATTTTGATGCAAATATTCGTATTTGTTTCCTTTTTATAATCTtgaattcaaagatatacaattacCAAGGAGTTGTGAACGAAGACCACAATGTAGCTAACACACCAGCTCCCCCTGGTAAActaaatattaattttatttaaaaatgtttcagtttttatattattattttctaatttctaattttggtattttgtgttatttgtatgtttaaGAGGTACAAGCACCAACTCCTGCCATTCTTAACCAAAATGATGTTgcggatgatgatgaagaagagccTCTGAATGAAAATGATGATGATCTTGATGATGTGGATAAAGGCGATGAAGTAAATACATATCACCTAACTTTGGCTCAATTTGACAAGGTGTGAAATTACTTAAATGCCCATTATTACTGTTATAGAGAATCCTAAAAGTAAAAACTGGTTAATAGGTGACACATACAAAAAGCAGGTGGAAATGCATTCTCAAGGATGACATCATGCACATAAATAACAAAGATGTTTTGTTTAATTAGGTTGGTTATCTAGTATTATAGTGCTCATTAAATCTTTTTTTGTTCCAACTTTTTCAATTGGGTTTTTGTTTTTTAGGTGATAGGTGAGTTTGACTTCTGATTATAGTCTAAGGAACTCGTAAAACAtggttttgacttttgaggttagAAAGGGAAAGGTTGTTGCTTGTTATATATAAAATTGGAGTGCTTCATGTTTGGCCCTGATAATTGAGTCATGGCTATTTTGAGTTAGATGCAGAAATTTGACTTTTCTTAAAAGGGAGAATTATAATTCCATTTATACCCTTAGGGTTTTTTGTTCAAATTGCGTTATTTGTCTATGTTTTGGTGTTAAAATTTGTTGCAAATTATTCTAAATATATATGGGTTCGAAACTTGTTGCATATTATTTTAGAACATATGTGtcgaaagaaaatattttctcaTTTAATAAAGAccaaaatacaaaacaacaaacttatttttcatcaatttattTATAAAGTTTCTAACATGTTTTCTCTACCCGAAAGAAATAAATTGCCCAATACTGATTTTCCACACAAAATGCTATTGAGAGAGTTTGTATGGATTTATAAGAATATCAACCTTATGAGGACACATTATATTACATGGTTGCAACATCAAATCTAATCATATTTATATGGACCAACATTAGGATGCCACATGCTCTACGCTACATTCTTTTGATACAACTCACCATTTTATCCAAGTTGTTATGAAATTGATTGGGCCTTTAATATGTGTCCTAACCGGTCGGGATGAAAAACCAAACATCGAGCACTAGTTATCTTATAGAGCCTTATAGGACTTGGTTGAGCCTTTAGGGTAATCGGTATGGTCAACGGCATTGTGAGGCCAGGTAAGCACCAATCTTCACCTCTTTTATAAGGGATAGTTTTCAATTATCTCAATGGCATTGAggtgaagaaaagaagaagaaaaaaaagttgATTGGTTAAAAATGGTGTTGTTTTGTGTTATCGTTATAACCTGGCTTACCATAATAGGAGAGGGGACGGTGTTCCTAGCATTATAACACCGTTTTGGTGTGTCACCTCAGCCATACCTGTGTTTTTGTGACCCGTACCGGATAGTTTTAAAGTTTAACTGGTCGTGACGAACAGTTAGACAAACATTATATTTAACCGATTGGGCCCTACCAGGGCCGGCCTTACTTCAAGTAAAACTAAGCAAGGGCTTAGGGCCCCAATTCTAAGGGCCCCCTTAACCCAAATCTCGATGGTTCTTCAAATTGTGCATGCCACAGATTGAAAGAAATCATCAAAACCAAGCGACTATGGGCTGTTCCAATCTTCGTTCTCGGCTTCTCATTCTTTGATTTTCCATTCTTGCAGAAGCAAGAAACAACCATTACCAATTTGTATTATCGATTGAAACAATGAAACGGTATGTTAAGTTTGATATGTTCTTCTTCTTTGTTTCTTCCTCTGGTAATCTGATAATCCGATTAGTTGATTATCAATTCTTCTTATGTTTGACAATCTATTTTTCTTCCTCTAATAACCCAACGACTGgtcttcttcttcctctgatACTCTGTCAATCTGATTCTCAGTTACTCTATTAAGATTATGTTTGATATGTTATATTTGTAGCAGTTTTCAGACCTTCCATTATACGAATATCTGAATCTGATTATTAGTCTATCAGATTATCTATTAGGGTTAATGTTTGATGTGTTATTTCTATAacagttttcaatttttttgACCAAACAACCGATCTTAGCAATCAATTATTAGATTTTGGGCCAAGATTTAGTCATGATCATGACCCAACAGGGGCAATATTCTATGGTATGCACCTCACACCTTCATTTGGAAGATCAAGCTTCCAATCAACCATGGTATCTGGAAATGCAACTTTTTCTGTTGGGGCATCAAATGTATTTTATGTAACAAGTGGCTTCCCTATTGATACATATGGGACCCCTGGATTTCCTGAAAGAAATAAAAAGGTATAGTTAGGAGCATACAATATCATTTCTGCTGTTGTGTTGTTTTCTACTATGTATCTCATATTGGAAGACTATTTAGGTTTCAGTGTCAAATTGTCTTAGAGAGGAAATAATTAAGAAGAAAGAAGTAATTGGAAATTCAGCCACAGAGGTGTCCAAGCAGGATATCGAGTCTAATGAAGTTGAAGTTATGGAGGGATCTCTTGGGAAAGGAGATCAGGTGGATGGAAAAAAACATTTCTACAGAAGAAGAGGATGATGATGAGGTTCTATTATGCAAATCCAAGATAATTTTGATTCATTGAATTTAGGTAGTGTTTGGTATGATCATGATAGAATCAGGGAAGAAATGGAATGGTTTATTCCATAGGAATGAAGAAGAAAAACTTGTTTCTGTTAAATGAACCATTCCTGATGGAATGTGATTCATTCCAAATTGTTAATTTTGTCATGTGATAATGCATTCCATTCCTTCAGGCCAACCAAACATTATAATTTAGTGTAATTTCAGACCAAATTTTTGTATTCGAGTTTGAACTTTAAACTTGTAGTACATTACTATTGAATCAGGTTTGGGACGATTTTTGTTGGAAGTAGGAACGAATTTGAGTTTTCTCAAGGC
This window encodes:
- the LOC111880360 gene encoding transcription initiation factor IIA large subunit; its protein translation is MWKVMNRLKEEELVNPQLRWIYSTTRWSEDLIADNSEIYNYQGVVNEDHNVANTPAPPEVQAPTPAILNQNDVADDDEEEPLNENDDDLDDVDKGDEVNTYHLTLAQFDKVTHTKSRWKCILKDDIMHINNKDVLFN